In Paracoccaceae bacterium Fryx2, a single genomic region encodes these proteins:
- a CDS encoding DUF465 domain-containing protein — translation MTIASHLQELRRKHETLSDVVEKAQRSPGGDDLKIAEMKKQKLKIKEEISRLSQG, via the coding sequence ATGACCATCGCTTCGCACCTGCAGGAACTGCGTCGCAAGCACGAAACGCTTTCGGACGTTGTCGAGAAAGCGCAACGCAGCCCCGGCGGTGATGACCTGAAGATTGCCGAAATGAAAAAGCAGAAACTCAAGATCAAGGAAGAAATCAGCCGCCTGTCGCAGGGCTAG
- a CDS encoding EamA family transporter — MTRGKATLIGFSAVLLWSLLALFTVGSAPVPPFLLNALCFGIGGGIGLVWVARGAGFGSLRRVPWKVYAFGTAGLFGYHFLYFSALRMAPAAEAGLIAYRWPLFIVLLSGLLPGERLGRLHVLGALLAFAGAALIVLRGGAAFEAQALPGLGLAFLCAVTWAVYSVLSRRLGAVPTESVVVFCLATAALSLAAHLALEVTVWPVGLPGWLSVLALGIGPVGIAFFTWDIGVKRGDIQLLGVASYAAPLLSTLALVVAGVTEATATIGLAAALIAGGAALAARASAAKS; from the coding sequence ATGACGCGCGGCAAGGCGACACTCATCGGGTTTTCGGCGGTCCTGCTGTGGTCGTTGCTGGCGCTGTTCACCGTGGGGTCGGCGCCGGTGCCGCCGTTCCTGCTGAACGCGCTGTGCTTTGGCATCGGTGGCGGAATCGGCTTGGTCTGGGTGGCGCGCGGCGCCGGGTTCGGGAGCTTGCGCCGGGTGCCGTGGAAGGTCTATGCCTTTGGCACGGCGGGGCTTTTTGGCTATCACTTTCTGTATTTCAGCGCCTTGCGCATGGCGCCTGCGGCCGAGGCGGGGCTGATAGCCTATCGCTGGCCGCTGTTCATCGTGCTGCTTTCGGGTCTCTTGCCGGGCGAGCGGCTGGGGCGGCTGCATGTGCTGGGGGCGTTGCTGGCCTTTGCCGGGGCTGCGCTGATCGTGCTGCGCGGTGGTGCGGCGTTCGAGGCGCAGGCGCTGCCGGGGCTGGGGCTGGCCTTCCTTTGCGCGGTGACATGGGCGGTCTATTCGGTGCTGTCACGCCGACTGGGCGCGGTGCCGACCGAATCGGTGGTGGTGTTCTGTCTGGCGACGGCGGCGCTGTCGCTGGCGGCGCATCTGGCACTGGAGGTCACGGTCTGGCCGGTGGGCCTGCCGGGGTGGCTTTCGGTGCTGGCACTGGGCATCGGCCCGGTGGGGATTGCGTTCTTCACCTGGGATATCGGGGTCAAGCGCGGTGACATCCAGCTTCTGGGGGTGGCATCCTATGCCGCGCCGCTGCTGTCTACTCTCGCTTTGGTTGTGGCCGGTGTCACCGAAGCCACGGCTACCATCGGCCTTGCGGCGGCGCTGATCGCCGGGGGGGCGGCACTGGCGGCACGCGCCAGCGCCGCGAAAAGCTAG
- the phbB gene encoding acetoacetyl-CoA reductase: MAKVALVTGGSRGIGAAISVALKAAGYTVAANYAGNEEAAAKFTAETGIPTYKWSVADYDACAAGIKQVEAEIGPIDVLVNNAGITRDAMFHKMTPGMWKEVMDTNLSGLFNMTHPVWTGMRDRKFGRVINISSINGQKGQAGQVNYSAAKSGDLGFTKALAQEGARAGITVNAICPGYIGTEMVRAIDEKVLNERIIPQIPVGRLGEPEEIARCVVFLAADDAGFITGATISANGGQFFV; encoded by the coding sequence ATGGCGAAAGTTGCATTGGTCACGGGGGGCTCGCGCGGGATCGGCGCGGCGATCTCGGTCGCGCTGAAGGCGGCGGGTTACACGGTGGCGGCGAACTATGCCGGCAACGAGGAAGCCGCGGCGAAGTTCACCGCCGAAACCGGGATTCCGACCTACAAATGGTCGGTCGCCGACTATGACGCCTGCGCCGCCGGGATCAAGCAGGTCGAGGCCGAGATTGGCCCGATCGACGTGCTGGTGAACAACGCGGGCATCACACGCGACGCGATGTTCCACAAGATGACGCCGGGCATGTGGAAAGAGGTGATGGATACCAACCTTTCCGGCCTGTTCAACATGACCCATCCGGTCTGGACCGGGATGCGCGACCGCAAGTTCGGCCGGGTGATCAACATCTCGTCGATCAACGGGCAGAAGGGGCAGGCGGGGCAGGTCAACTATTCCGCCGCCAAGTCGGGCGATCTGGGCTTCACCAAGGCGCTGGCGCAGGAAGGGGCCCGCGCGGGCATCACCGTGAACGCGATCTGCCCGGGCTACATCGGCACCGAAATGGTGCGCGCCATCGACGAGAAGGTGCTGAACGAGCGCATCATCCCGCAGATTCCGGTCGGCCGTCTGGGCGAGCCCGAGGAGATTGCGCGCTGCGTGGTGTTCCTTGCCGCCGACGACGCCGGGTTCATCACCGGTGCCACGATTTCGGCCAACGGCGGGCAGTTCTTCGTCTGA